Proteins encoded together in one Phoenix dactylifera cultivar Barhee BC4 unplaced genomic scaffold, palm_55x_up_171113_PBpolish2nd_filt_p 001694F, whole genome shotgun sequence window:
- the LOC103720234 gene encoding uncharacterized protein LOC103720234 isoform X1, protein MNEPRLTVGPSTMDNIAPDCPYPGCFFCVMKEGNANKRRTSILKFFRELPSQDDEGQVLPISGLWNTAMAHPNDSEFINLGIFECMAALIWKGLKNKRWLTHDQNIYIPYYAAHIIGSYTMNMEEFAETAVHAGVIPPLVELLRGRLTWVEQRVAVRALGHLATYPSTFPAVASHGEVLELAIQLASSSLEIVYSHFYQFVDRRLSYHCDLLTRGMGGVDMESRKAEEWASQLQCWSLQLINCFAFKPEFLPDICKPEFLIKLPGMWGGLVNENSPAGIGLLRTICQHKLGRSPVANCPGIIDALCNIARSSDDWQYMAIDCLLWLLQDPSACHKVIDKAAPALTDLAEISTLGDHKRLGDSIVSVLQACIQSIGTACSSHTKEQIDELLSSRQRLKWEKNMPKEDLHIKQAAALVVKLEGNSLFSSGNIAGAASKYSEALALCPVKSKKERVVLYSNRAQCYLLLQQPLAAISDATHALCLHNPPNHHAKSLWRRAQAYDMLGLAKESLLDAILFVNECSQSNDPDLSLRQNKVPDYAERLVKKQMRAAWLFGEAAIKHGGVHCDGDSGDVFGERADDSEWETASESDIGNDRRGEADDDESEWKNDDSRKNIYRKASTKDTSHGYNVLLAEDDA, encoded by the exons ATGAATGAACCAAGGCTAACAGTTGGTCCTTCCACCATGGATAACATTGCACCTGACTGTCCTTACCCAGGATGCTTCTTCTGTGTCATGAAGGAGGGAAATGCAAACAAACGAAGAACAAGTATCCTGAAGTTTTTTAGAGAGCTTCCTTCTCAAGATGATGAAGGCCAAGTTCTCCCGATCAGTGGCCTTTGGAACACTGCCATGGCACATCCAAATGATTCCGAGTTTATTAACTTGGGAATATTTGAATGCATGGCTGCATTGATATGGAAGGGCTTAAAGAACAAGCGTTGGCTTACACACGACCAGAACATATACATCCCCTATTATGCAGCTCATATAATCGGATCTTACACCATGAATATGGAAGAGTTTGCAGAAACTGCGGTGCATGCTGGAGTCATTCCTCCCTTAGTTGAACTTTTACGAGGTAGGCTGACCTGGGTGGAGCAAAGGGTAGCAGTTAGGGCCCTGGGACACTTGGCTACATATCCTAGTACATTCCCTGCAGTGGCAAGTCACGGAGAAGTCCTTGAGCTTGCCATTCAGCTGGCATCAAGTTCTCTAGAGATTGTCTACTCTCACTTTTACCAGTTTGTGGATAGGAGACTAAGCTATCACTGCGATCTACTTACACGGGGCATGGGTGGTGTGGATATGGAGTCCAGGAAAGCAGAGGAATGGGCCAGTCAGTTACAGTGCTGGTCTCTTCAGCTCATTAACTGCTTTGCTTTCAAGCCTGAGTTTCTCCCTGATATATGCAAGccagaatttttaataaaattaccAGGCATGTGGGGAGGGCTTGTCAATGAGAACTCCCCAGCAGGTATTGGTTTACTGCGAACAATTTGCCAGCATAAGCTTGGGAGGAGTCCTGTTGCTAACTGTCCTGGTATCATTGACGCGCTATGTAATATAGCTCGTTCATCTGATGACTGGCAGTACATGGCTATTGATTGTCTTCTTTGGTTACTTCAAGATCCAAGTGCCTGCCATAAG GTGATAGATAAGGCAGCCCCAGCACTTACAGATTTAGCAGAAATTTCAACTCTTGGTGATCATAAAAGACTTGGCGACAGTATTGTTAGTGTTCTTCAAGCATGTATACAGTCAATTGGGACAGCATGCAGTAGCCATACGAAAGAACAGATTGATGAACTTTTGAGTTCCAGGCAGAGATTAAAATGGGAGAAGAATATGCCAAAGGAGGATCTACATATAAAGCAGGCAGCAGCACTGGTTGTTAAGCTGGAAGGgaattctttattttcttctggTAATATTGCAGGAGCTGCGTCAAAGTACTCCGAAGCACTGGCATTGTGCCCCGTGAagtcaaaaaaagagagagttgtGTTGTACAGCAATAGGGCTCAGTGCTATCTTCTCTTGCAGCAACCATTGGCAGCCATAAGCGATGCTACACATGCATTGTGCCTTCATAACCCTCCTAATCATCATGCCAAAAGCCTGTGGAGAAGAGCCCAAGCATATGATATGCTTGGTTTAGCTAAGGAGAGCTTGTTAGATGCTATTCTATTCGTTAATGAGTGTTCTCAGTCAAATGATCCTGACCTGTCCTTGAGGCAGAATAAAGTTCCTGATTATGCTGAAAGGTTAGTGAAGAAGCAGATGCGTGCTGCATGGCTATTCGGAGAAGCAGCTATAAAGCATGGGGGAGTTCATTGTGATGGTGATTCTGGAGATGTATTTGGCGAACGGGCTGATGACTCTGAGTGGGAGACAGCCAGTGAAAGTGATATTGGAAATGATAGAAGAGGAGAAGCAGATGATGATGAGAGTGAATGGAAAAATGATGACAGCCGGAAAAATATATATCGCAAGGCTTCTACAAAAG
- the LOC103720234 gene encoding uncharacterized protein LOC103720234 isoform X2, whose product MNEPRLTVGPSTMDNIAPDCPYPGCFFCVMKEGNANKRRTSILKFFRELPSQDDEGQVLPISGLWNTAMAHPNDSEFINLGIFECMAALIWKGLKNKRWLTHDQNIYIPYYAAHIIGSYTMNMEEFAETAVHAGVIPPLVELLRGRLTWVEQRVAVRALGHLATYPSTFPAVASHGEVLELAIQLASSSLEIVYSHFYQFVDRRLSYHCDLLTRGMGGVDMESRKAEEWASQLQCWSLQLINCFAFKPEFLPDICKPEFLIKLPGMWGGLVNENSPAGIGLLRTICQHKLGRSPVANCPGIIDALCNIARSSDDWQYMAIDCLLWLLQDPSACHKVIDKAAPALTDLAEISTLGDHKRLGDSIVSVLQACIQSIGTACSSHTKEQIDELLSSRQRLKWEKNMPKEDLHIKQAAALVVKLEGNSLFSSGNIAGAASKYSEALALCPVKSKKERVVLYSNRAQCYLLLQQPLAAISDATHALCLHNPPNHHAKSLWRRAQAYDMLGLAKESLLDAILFVNECSQSNDPDLSLRQNKVPDYAERLVKKQMRAAWLFGEAAIKHGGVHCDGDSGDVFGERADDSEWETASESDIGNDRRGEADDDESEWKNDDSRKNIYRKASTKEDDA is encoded by the exons ATGAATGAACCAAGGCTAACAGTTGGTCCTTCCACCATGGATAACATTGCACCTGACTGTCCTTACCCAGGATGCTTCTTCTGTGTCATGAAGGAGGGAAATGCAAACAAACGAAGAACAAGTATCCTGAAGTTTTTTAGAGAGCTTCCTTCTCAAGATGATGAAGGCCAAGTTCTCCCGATCAGTGGCCTTTGGAACACTGCCATGGCACATCCAAATGATTCCGAGTTTATTAACTTGGGAATATTTGAATGCATGGCTGCATTGATATGGAAGGGCTTAAAGAACAAGCGTTGGCTTACACACGACCAGAACATATACATCCCCTATTATGCAGCTCATATAATCGGATCTTACACCATGAATATGGAAGAGTTTGCAGAAACTGCGGTGCATGCTGGAGTCATTCCTCCCTTAGTTGAACTTTTACGAGGTAGGCTGACCTGGGTGGAGCAAAGGGTAGCAGTTAGGGCCCTGGGACACTTGGCTACATATCCTAGTACATTCCCTGCAGTGGCAAGTCACGGAGAAGTCCTTGAGCTTGCCATTCAGCTGGCATCAAGTTCTCTAGAGATTGTCTACTCTCACTTTTACCAGTTTGTGGATAGGAGACTAAGCTATCACTGCGATCTACTTACACGGGGCATGGGTGGTGTGGATATGGAGTCCAGGAAAGCAGAGGAATGGGCCAGTCAGTTACAGTGCTGGTCTCTTCAGCTCATTAACTGCTTTGCTTTCAAGCCTGAGTTTCTCCCTGATATATGCAAGccagaatttttaataaaattaccAGGCATGTGGGGAGGGCTTGTCAATGAGAACTCCCCAGCAGGTATTGGTTTACTGCGAACAATTTGCCAGCATAAGCTTGGGAGGAGTCCTGTTGCTAACTGTCCTGGTATCATTGACGCGCTATGTAATATAGCTCGTTCATCTGATGACTGGCAGTACATGGCTATTGATTGTCTTCTTTGGTTACTTCAAGATCCAAGTGCCTGCCATAAG GTGATAGATAAGGCAGCCCCAGCACTTACAGATTTAGCAGAAATTTCAACTCTTGGTGATCATAAAAGACTTGGCGACAGTATTGTTAGTGTTCTTCAAGCATGTATACAGTCAATTGGGACAGCATGCAGTAGCCATACGAAAGAACAGATTGATGAACTTTTGAGTTCCAGGCAGAGATTAAAATGGGAGAAGAATATGCCAAAGGAGGATCTACATATAAAGCAGGCAGCAGCACTGGTTGTTAAGCTGGAAGGgaattctttattttcttctggTAATATTGCAGGAGCTGCGTCAAAGTACTCCGAAGCACTGGCATTGTGCCCCGTGAagtcaaaaaaagagagagttgtGTTGTACAGCAATAGGGCTCAGTGCTATCTTCTCTTGCAGCAACCATTGGCAGCCATAAGCGATGCTACACATGCATTGTGCCTTCATAACCCTCCTAATCATCATGCCAAAAGCCTGTGGAGAAGAGCCCAAGCATATGATATGCTTGGTTTAGCTAAGGAGAGCTTGTTAGATGCTATTCTATTCGTTAATGAGTGTTCTCAGTCAAATGATCCTGACCTGTCCTTGAGGCAGAATAAAGTTCCTGATTATGCTGAAAGGTTAGTGAAGAAGCAGATGCGTGCTGCATGGCTATTCGGAGAAGCAGCTATAAAGCATGGGGGAGTTCATTGTGATGGTGATTCTGGAGATGTATTTGGCGAACGGGCTGATGACTCTGAGTGGGAGACAGCCAGTGAAAGTGATATTGGAAATGATAGAAGAGGAGAAGCAGATGATGATGAGAGTGAATGGAAAAATGATGACAGCCGGAAAAATATATATCGCAAGGCTTCTACAAAAG